Genomic DNA from bacterium:
AACGGCAACGCCGGGTCTCCCTACCCTTCGAGGTGGTCTCGGACCACCTTGAAGGGTGTGGTGGCCTCGAGACTCGTCCCTGAGTATCTACGCACCACCCGTTTCTTGTCCCGGCGTCACGGGGCCGGAAGGAGGATCTTCACCTTGCCCGAACGCGACGAACTTCGAACCGGCTGGTCGACAAGACTGACCAAGCTCGCCGTTGCGGCGCTCTTGTTTCTTCTGCTGAGCGGCCTCCTGATCACCTTCGCGCCGTTTCAGGCGGCGATGCAATGGAACGTGCTCGTTCACACTCTGGTCGGCCTGGTCACCTTGGCGCTCATCGTTTGGTACTCCTGGAGCCACTGGCTCGACTACCGGTCCTACAACCTGACCGACGTCGTTCTGTTGGGATACCTCGCAGCCGCGGCGCTGTTGCTTTGCCTGGTTTCCGGCGGCGTGGTGACCTACCAGGGACTCTTCGCCACTCGCATGTCGCCGGTATGGCGCAACATTCACCTCTACTCCACCTGGGCGATGCTGGTTCTTTCGCTGCCGCATCTGTTGCTGGTCTTCTTCCGGATTCGGAAGAAGGTCGGAGGGCACTTTGCGCGACCGGTCATCGTGTCGGCGACCGTGTGGACCGTCCTCGGTCTGGCTCTCGTAGCCGGCCTGGCGTACTTGTACGCCGGACCCACCTACAACAACACCTTTCCCGAGGACTACAACTACCTGTACGGCGAAGACCGGCCCTTCGCACCCAGCCTCGCCTTGACGTCGACCGGCGGCGCTTTTGATCCCGATTCGCTGGCCGGCTCCGAAACCTGCGGCTCGGCCGGTTGTCATTCCCAGATTCTGGAAGAGTGGAAGCCGAGCGCGCATCGCTATTCGGCCATGGACCCACTGTTCCAGAAAGTGCAAAGCGTCATGGCCGAGCAAAACGGCCCCGAGTCGACACGCTACTGTGGCGGCTGCCACGATCCGATCTCGCTGTTTTCGGGCGCCAAGAACATCTTCAACGAAAACCTCACCGGCTTGCAGGGTTACAACGAAGGAATCTCGTGCCTGTCCTGCCACGGGGTGCGAGAGACGGACCTTCAAGGCAACGCCAATTACGTGATGACCCAGCCGGCCGTCTATCTCTGGCAGTGGCAGAAAGAAGGTGCCGGCAAGTTCTTCAGTGATTTTCTGATCCGCACCTACCCCGACAAACACAACGAGCTCAGCAAGCGCATGTTCAAGGCACCCGAGTACTGCGCCGCCTGCCACAAGCAGTTCATCGACCAGGAGGTCAATCGGGTCGGCTGGGTGCAGCTTCAGAATCAATACGACAACTGGAAGGCCAGCCACTGGTTCGTCGAGGGCGAGCCGGAGAAGACCGTCGAGTGCCGTGAGTGCCATATGCCCCTGGTCGCCTCCGAAGACCCCTCCCGCGGCGATTCGGTGGACCACAACCGCACAGCCGACGACGGTATGCATCGGAGTCACCGCTTCATTGCCGCCAACACGCTGGTGCCGGCGATGCTCGAGCTCGAGGGCTGGGAGGAGCACAACCGACTGACCGAGAAGTGGCTCCAGGGGACCTTCGAGATCCCCGAGATCGCCGACAAATGGCGTGAAGGCCCGGTCATCGAGCTGGCGGTCGAGACACCGTCGACGGTCGCCCCCGGCGACAAGTTACCGATTCGAGTCGTGATGACCGCCAGCAAGGTGGGCCATGATTTCCCCACTGGTCCGCTGGACATCATCCAGAGCTGGGTCGAGATCAGGGTCGCCGATCAGCACGGCAACGAGATCTTCTCCTCGGGCACCGTGGACGAGAAGAACTTCATCGAGCCCGGCAGCTTCCTGTTCAAGGCCGAGCCCGTCGATCAATACGGCAACCTGATCGACCGGCACAATCTCTGGGAGATGGTCGGTGTGCGCTATCGGCGTGCGCTCTTCCCGGGCTATTCCGACACGGTCGACTACATGGTCGATTGTCCGACCACCATGGCACCCGGCCCGGTTCGGGATCTCGCCCGGCTCGGCCGCGAAGAACAAGCCTTCGAGATACAGGCGCCCGAGCGGGTCGACTCCTACGAGGTTACGGCAAAACTCATGTACCGCAAGGTCGACCAGTTCTTGATCAATTTCCTCCTGGGAGAGGACTCGGGGCTGACCGCACCGGTGATCGAGATGAATCGCACCACGGTTACGGTCAAGGTGGGCGATCGCGTGGCCGAAGAAGCGTCGCCAGGCGAGGAAGCCATCGTCGAGGTGGCGGCCGGCGGGTGATAGTGTCAAACAGGTGAACGAGCCCACAACGCCGGCACCGAAACGCGTGATCGGCCGCCGTAAGCACAAGCTCCGCCGCGCGACCAAGCTGCTCCTGGGCCTCGCTTTTCTGAGCGTGATCGGGGCCTTCGTCGTCTACCGGGCAACGCGGCCAGAGGTTCGTCGGCCGGGCGAAGACCTGGCCGACATCACTCGCAAGCTGTCGGCGGAGCTGCCCCCCGATGCGCCGTTTCCCGAGTTTTCCGATGTCACCGAAGCCGCCGGGCTCGGCGGGTTCCGCACCTTCCTGGGCGAGCGCTCGTCGCAGCTGCCCGAGGACATGGGGTCCGGCGTAGCCTGGGGCGACTTCGACAACGACGGTGACGACGACCTGTTTCTGGTCGCGGCCGGCGGCACGCTGACCGCGCCGCCGGAGTCCTGGGCCGAGTCCCTGCTCTTCGAGAACCTGGGCGACGGCACCTTTTCGCGCGTCACCGACTTCCCCGAGACCCGTATCGCGGGGATGGCCGCCGCTTGGGGCGACGCCGACGGCGACGGTTGGCTCGATCTGGTCGTGAGCGGCTACAACAGTCTGATGCTGTTTCGAAACACGGGCAAAGGGAGGTTTGTGCGGGAGGAGTCCTTCGCCGACCTCCCCGGCTACTGGGCCGGGGTCTCCTGGGCCGACTTCGATACCGACGGTGACCTCGATCTCTATGTATGCGGCTACGTCAAGTACGAAGAAGACGAATCGGCGCCCCAGCGAACTTCGATGCAATCGGGCACCGCGGTGCCGTACACCCTCAACCCGGCCTCCTATGAGCCCGAGCGCAACCTTCTTTTTCGCAACGATGGCGCCGGCAGATTCACTGAAGAGGCGCTTCTATACGGCGTCGCGAACCCCGAGGGGCGAAGTCTCGCGGCCCTCTGGCACGACTTCAACGCCGATGGTCTCCTCGACGTCTACGTCGCCAACGACATCTCGGACAACGCATTGCTGCTCAATCGGGGCGATACCTTCGAGGACGTCAGCCTCGCCGCATGGGTCGCCGACTACCGGGGCGCCATGGGTCTCACCGCCGGTGACTGGAACCGGGACGGCGACGACGACCTCTTCGTGACGCATTGGGTGGCGCAAGAGAACGCTCTTTACGATTCACGGCTGGCCGAGAACACCGCGGCAGGCCGCACCCAGCTCACCTTCGCCGATATAGCGGCACCTCTCGGACTGGGGCAGATCGCGCTCCACTCGGTCGGCTGGGCGACCGAGTTCGCCGACTTCGACGGCGACGGCTGGCTCGACCTGGTGGTCGCGAACGGCAGCACCTTGGAGACCCAGGACGCGCCCAAGAAGCTCAAGAGACAGCCCGCGATGTTGCTCTGGAATCGCCGAGGCGAGTATTTTCACGACCTGGCGCCGGTCCACGAGCTTCTGGCCCAACCCCGGCTGGGCCGCGGCATGGCGCTCTCCGACTACGACCTGGACGGAGACCTCGATTTCCTCATGGTGGAGCTGGACTCCGGTGCGCGCCTGTTCAGGAATGAGATGCAGAAAGGCCACTGGATCGAGCTGCGACTGCTCGATCCAGGTCGCTCGGCCGGCCGCGGAGAAGGAGCGACCGCCATCGTTCGTGCCGGCGGCCTCGAGTTGCGCCGAACGGTGGGCGGGACCTCGTATCTCTCGCAGAGCAGCCTGACTCTGCACCTGGGCCTTGGCCGGATCGATCGGATCGACGAGATCGAGGTCCGCTGGCTGGGCGGCGAGACCGAGACCTTCACCGGTGCCGAGGTCGACGCCATCTGGGAGCTGGTGCGCGGCCAGGGCGAGGCTCGCTCGGCGGCGGCTTCGAGTCTCGCCGGCACCTCAGGAAAAGTTGCCACCGCACTGCCGCAGGATGACAAACAGCGCCTGCTCGAGTTCTGGAAGACCCAGCGAGCGGCAATGGACGCGATGAAGATCGACGGCGATATCGAGCGCGCGGCAGCACTGTTCGAGCGCGCGCTGGCTCTCAATCCCGATCATGGCGACTCGCGCTACTACTTGGGCAACCTGCTCTGGACTCTGGGCGACCGAGACCGCGGTCTTGCTGAGCTCGACGATCTGCGCAAGCGAGACCCGATGAGCCATCGTGCCCACAAGCAGTGGGGCGTGCTGCGCGCCATGACCGCTGCCGGTCCCGCCGACCTCGACGCCGCCGCGGCCGCTCTCGAGCGAGCGCTCGAGATCAACCAGGAAGGCACCGGTAGCCTGCTCGCCCTGGGCGAGGTCGCGCTTCTCCAGGGACGACCGGATGCCGCTCGGCAGCGATTCGAATGGGCCTGTCGCACGAATCCTCGCGCCGTCGGAGGCTTCTACTTGCAGGCCTACCTCGCTCACAGCAGGGGCGATTCGGAGGCGAGCACCGAGCTGCTACGTACGGCGCAGGTGGCCCGCGGCTCGGAGTGGAAACCGCGCGGCGCGGCGGCCGAAGGAGACGTTCGCCAGCGAATGCACGTCGAAACCAGCCCCTTGGCGCGTTTTTGGGAATCCTGGGACGGCACCCCGGACCCGGCAGTGGCCTTCGAGCCCCTCGAGGCTTTTCTTGCAGGCTAGGCGCCGCCCTCCCGGCTTCCGCGATACCCTCTGCGAATGCGACGCTTGATCACCTTGGCCGTGTTGGCGATCGCCGCCTACTACGGCTACACGGAGCTGCTGCCGCAGTTTCGCGCCTACCGGCAATCGCAGACGGCGGCGGAGCAGGCAGGAGAGGCCGCCGGGCAGGCTCTTCACTGCGTATCCGTCGCCGAGTCCGCCGCCAGCGACTTCGCCCTTGAGATTCGCCAGTTCGCTCGGCCGCCGGTCGACCCGGGAATGTGGTCCACGTTCATGCTCCAGACCGGCGGCCGGCTTTCGAGCGCGGATTCGGCCTGCCGCTGCCCACATCCGGCCTGCACCAGCGCGGCGGCCGCGCTGCTCGAACAACGCCGGCTTCTGAACCAGTTCGACGCCATGGTCCGCGGCGCAAGCGCCGGGCTGTCCAATCCGGCCAGCTCTCAAGAACGCATCAACGAGCTCCTGGCTCGAGCCCGTTCCGAAGCCGGTTAGCCGGCCGCCTCAGAAAAAGAATCTGGCCAATCCCTCCGACTAGTGCTAGACTTGCGTTTACGGCGTGAGCTTCGGCTCGTCGATGCCCGGTCTAGACAGTTACCGGCCACAGCGAGTCGCCTTACCAGCCAGACTGGTTCTTAGCCACGCCGAGGTTCCGAACCGCGTGGCCAGAGGAATGAAAGGGCGGTCGGCTCAGAAAAACTGGAGGCCCCTTGCTACCAACCGATGACCAAGCTGAAGCCATGACCGAGGAGTCAACCCGTCCGCGGCGGCGGCGGTCGCGCTCCCACAAGTCCGCACCCGCCGGCCCCGTTCCTCTGCACAAGCGGAGCAGCTCGCACTTCCAGCCCAGCGAACGGGACCATGGCACCGAGAGCTTTCAGGAAGGCCAGGTTCGCCTCGAAATAGAGGGCATGCGTGCCAAAGCCAGTGTCGAGGAGTCAGAGCGCGACACCTATCGCGTCGGAGTCGATTGGACCCGGGTGGGCAAACGCAGACTGCACACCTTCTGTGAGTGCCCGCGGTTTGCCAGCGGCGAGCTGTGCCGGCACATTTGGGCGGTCCTCCTGGCTCTCGCCGAGACGGGGCCAGAAAACCAGCCTCCGGGCAAGGACCGCCTCGGTCTCCGCAGGGATCGCGCGGCCAGCTGGGAGGACCTCGGTGTCTCGGCAGACCGCAACGAAGTACGGGTGATCCACAGCGTCGAGCCCGCTTCCGGCGGGCAAGGTGCGCGACCGGCCCGCTCCGCTCGAGCCCGCTCCTCGTCCGGGCGCCGTCGCGGAGCCGCGACCTCCTGGCGATCGCAACTCGCGTCCTTACGAGACGAGATTACGACCTCGGTGAGCCCGCCGGCCATGATCGCTCTTCCGGTCCGCCCAGCTCCGAGCATCCACTTCTTCATCAATACGGCCGTCAGCAACAGCTCGGGCAGTCTGGTGCTCGACGTCTTCGGCAGCACGCAGAACGCCAACGGAAAGCAGAGCAAGATGAAGCGACTCGGGATCGAGCCCCATAGGCTCGAAGAGCTGCTTCTGCCAAGGAGCCCGGGCAACGGTTCCTCCGGGGAGAGCGACGAATCACTGGCACTGATCACCGAGCTGTCGGCCGATTCCCGGCGTAGAAAGGCCTCGAGCCGACGCGGGCCGAACAAGAACAGCGACGGAATCCGCCGTCTGAGGCTGCCGCAGAAGCTCTACGAAGCCGTGCTGCCGCACCTATGCAATCAGGGGAAGCTGGGATGGTGGGACGGTCGCGTGCAGTCCAATCTGCATCCACTCTGGTGGGACGCCGGCACGGCCTGGCACCTGGCACTGCATCTCGACGTCAATGCCTCGGGCGGCGCCCGGTTGCATGGACACCTCGAGCGAGAGGGCGAGACCGTTCCTCTGAAGGACCCCGTGCTCCTGCTGGTTCCCGGTGGCTCCGACAGCACGACCGACAAGAACGGCAGCGGTCCCTCGCTGGTCGTTTTCGCCGAGTCGATCGGCCGCCTCGCCCTCGAGGCGGCCCGGGACCTGCCGTGGCTGAACCTCCTGCGCAACACCGGCGAGATCGTGATTCCCACGAAGGACGTCGAAGAAGCTCTGACCGAAATGTTGGAGCTGCCCGCTCTGCCACGTTTCGAGATCCCCGAAGAGCTGGAGCTCGAGGGAGAAGACTCGCCCCCCCAACCGCGCCTGGTCCTGGAGCCCGCGGCGGGCTCAGCCAGGATCAACCCGCCGTTGGAGGCCGAGCTGTCGTTCGACTACGGATCTCTGAGGGTCGGCGCCGAGGACTCGCGCTCGTCGGTCGTCGATTGGCAGGAGCGAACTCTCCTGAGGCGCGACCAGGACAGCGAGTATGCTGCTCTCGTGCGGCTGCTCGAGCTCGGTTTCCAGCCGGTGGCCGCGGGACACGGAAACGTCCAGGCGCTCGAGATCAACCCACGAGAGCTGCCCAGGGTGGTCGAGCCCCTGCTCGTCGAGGGCTGGACGGTCGAGGTTCAGGGCAAGTCGGTATCGCCGCCGAGTCCACCCACCCTGAGAGTCGAAAGCGGCATCGATTGGTTCGACTTGAGCGGTCAGGTCGACTTCGCCGGTGACCGGTTGGAGTTGACCACGATTCTCGATGCGGTCAAGCGTGGAAATCAATTCGTCGATCTGGCCGATGGCTCCCAGGGCTTGTTGCCCGCGGCATGGATGGAGACCTACGATTCACTGGCCCAGCTTGCAAGCGACGCCACCGACGACGGCCTTCGGTTTCTGCCGTCACAAGCCTTGATCGTCGACGCCCTGCTCACCGCGATGCCGCCGGCAGACGTCGATGCGGCCTTCGCCAAGCTGCGCGACAAGCTCAAGTCGTTCGAGCGGATCAAGCCGAAGAAGGAAACCCGCGGTTTCGGCGGCACACTCCGCGAGTACCAGCGGCGCGGGCTGGGCTGGCTCAACTTCCTGCGTGAGTTCGACCTCGGCGGCGTTCTAGCCGACGACATGGGCCTGGGAAAAACCGTTCAGGTCCTGGCCCTGATCCAGGCGTACCGCGCCCCGTCGAAGACCACCAAACTGCCGTTCCTGGTCGTCGCACCCCGGAGCGTGGTCTACAACTGGATCGACGAGGCCTCCCACTTCACGCCCAAGCTCAAGGTCGTGGAGTATCGCGGACCCGGGCGCGAGAAGCTCCAGGAGCACTTCAGCGACTACGACGTCATCGTCACCACCTACGGCACGCTGCGGCGCGATATCGGTTTCCTCGCTACCGTCGAGTTCGACACCGCAATCTTGGACGAAGCCCAAGCGATCAAGAATCCCGCGTCACAGACCGCCAAGGCAAGTCGCCTCCTGGTCGCCCGCCACCGCTTGGCGTTGACCGGCACACCGATCGAGAACCATCTCGGCGAGCTCGGGTCTCTCTTCGAGTTCCTGAATCCCGGACTCCTCGGCCGCCTACCGCGGCTCGAGGTTCTCACCGGCGGCCGAGCGCCGAGCAAGCTGGAGCTCGAGCACATCGCCGAAGATATGCGACCCTTCATCCTGCGCCGGACCAAGGCGCAGGTCCTGCCCGACCTGCCCCCGAAGACCGAGCAGACCCTGCTCTGCAACCTGCGCCAAGAGCAGCGTGAGCTCTACGACAAGGTTCGAGCGAGCTATCAGGTCAACCTGCTCGAACAGGTCGAGGAAAAGGGCGTTTCGGGCTCGGCCATCCAGGTCCTCGAAGCGCTCTTGCGCCTGCGCCAGATCGCCTGCCATCCGGGCCTGGTCAATCCCGAATGGGAAGAAGCGGGAAGCGCCAAGCTCGAGACCCTCTTCGATCAGGTGTCCGAGGTCCTCGACGAAGGCCACAAAGTCCTGGTCTTTTCCCAGTTCACCAAGCTACTGGCCTATGTCAGGCGGCATCTCGATACCAATGGCGCTTCCTACGCCTACCTCGACGGCAAGACGCGGGACCGCGGCAAGGTCGTCGAGCGGTTTCAGACCGACCCCGACTGCAACCTCTTCCTGGTCAGCCTCAAGGCCGGCGGCACCGGCCTCAACCTGACGGCGGCGGGCTACGTCTTCCTGCTCGACCCGTGGTGGAACCCCGCAGTCGAGGCACAGGCGATCGATCGCACCCACCGCATCGGCCAGACCCAGCCGGTGTTCGCCTATCGCATGATCGCTCGTGACACCGTCGAGGAGAAGATCCTCGACCTCCAGGGCTCGAAGCGCAAGCTTGCCGACGCCATCCTCGAGGGCGGCGGGGGCCAGTCGCTGCGAGACCTCACCGCCGACGATCTCAAGATGCTCTTGAGCTAGGTCGGGGGCGGTCGAGACGGAGCTCGACCGCCCACTTGCCCACGCCAACACGTTGCTCTGTTGCTTCGGGGCTCCTAGATCGGGCGCTCGACGAAGATGCCGCCGGCGATGTCGGACTCGAGAGCGAGTTGGGTCTCCCCCACCTGCACCACGTAGGTCGGCGCCCTCTGGAGCAGCGTGATCTCCGAGCCCGGAATCAGCCCGAACACGGCCAGCGCGCCTGGCCGTTTCGTCCCTGCGAGAGATACGACCCGGGCATGTTCACCACCCCTGAGCTCGGTAAGCGGCCGGCAGGTCTCGCAGAGCGCCTCCTCGGTCTCCTTCCGGCGACCAAACAGGCTCCGGAGCCAGGACACTCCTTCGGGCTGTTCCGGAAACTCGTAGTCACAGCTCGGACATCGCATCAGGCCGCACGCCGTGCGCATCGGGCAGCCGTGCTGGCACAGGGTATCCACGGCCTCGAACTCGAATCCGCAGAACGGGCAGACCAGCTGTCGCTGTTTCTTGTCGGTCATCGGTGTCTCTAAAACAGGCGTCCGAGTTGGTTGACCAGGCCTCCGACGAGAAACGCGAACGGAAAGATGAACGCGATCATCGCCCAGGCGACCCTCTGTCCGTGCTCCTTGGCGATCATCAGAAAATTCGCAAAGCAGGGCATGAACAGGGTGATGGTGATCATGGCGACGAAGATCTGGTGTGGCGTCAACAGCGGCACCGGAGCCGTCACCGCGTCGAGGATATAGACGGCGCCGAAGTCCCGGCGCATGAACCCGACCAGGAATGCGTTGGCCATCTCGGGAGGCAGACCCAGCCAGCCCGAGACCAGCGGCTGACTCCACCGAGCCAGCCGATCCAGAGTTCCCAACCGATCGAGCAAGAAGAGCACCGCCGTTCCGATCATAAACAGCGGTATCACCTCGCGCAGGTACCAGTTGATCCGGCTCACGGTCTTGACCATGATGTTCGAGAACTGCGGTCTGCGCATCGGTGGAATCTCGAGCACGAACTCGCCGCTCTCACCGCCGAAGAGACGCGAGCTGAGCCAACCCACCAGGACCAGAACCCCGATCATGATTGCGATCCAGGCGACAGCGCCGGCGGGCGTCAAGCTCGCCATCATCGCAAGCAGCACGCCGAGCTGAGCCGAGCACGGAATCGCCAGCGCTAACAGCAACGTCGTGACCACCCTTTCCTTCCGGGTCTCGAGGATGCGGGTCGTCATCGTCGCCATGGTGTCGCAGCCCAAGCCGAGCACCATCGGCAGCACCGCCTTGCCATTCAGCCCCATCAAGCGAAAGAGCCGGTTGACCATGATCGCGAGACGCGGCAAGTAGCCCGAGTCCTCGAGCAGGCTGAACAAGAGAAAGAACGTCGTCACGATCGGAAGAATGATCGCAAAGGCATAGGAGAGCGCCATCGTTATGGCGCCGTAATCGCCGACCAGAAAGTCGTGAACAAACCTCAGGACGGATTGGGTTCCGGTCAGCTTCGTCGCGGTGTCGACGGAGTAGTCGACCGACAGGGCGGGCCGGTCGAAGCTGCCCAGCGGAATCTCGTGGATCGGCGTCAAGGGGATTGCCGCCTCGAGCGGCACCGTCTCGGTGGGGTGGGAATGAGGAAACGGCAGCAGCGCATCGACACTCCGAATCGCCAGCGGACTCAGCCGCTGCTCGAACAAGCCGACTTCCAGAAAATCGACCAGAGTGCCCGCGCCGAAGAGGCCCACGAACCAAAAGACGGTCAATAGCGAGGCCGCCAGAAAAAGCACGCCCTTGACCGGATGCATCGCCCAGAAACCGAGTCGCACGCCCAGCGACGCGCGTCGCGGTTGCGAAATGCTGTAGGTCTCGGCCATGATCTCGCGGATCTCCGCCAACCGGCTCCGATTCCTCTCATAGTCGTCGTCGACCTCGGGAACGGGTTCGGATGGCGCTTCCCGCTTCGGCACCGCCGCCTCGGCGAGCGCTCCGACCAGCTCTTCGGTGCCCACCGAACGTGTCGCCACCGCCGGAACCACCGGTATGCCCAGCGACTCGCTGAGCCTGTCGACGTCGATATGGCCCCCGCGCTCTTCGAGCTCGTCATACATATTGAGAACCAGAACCATGGAGGCCCCGAGCTCGGCCAGCTGAAGGGTCAGGAGCAGCGCCCGACGGAGGTTCTTGGCGTCGGCCACCTGAACCACGGTGGGTGCCTCGTCCGCGGACAGAAGCTCCCGAGTCACGCGGGCCTCGTCGTTGCGCGGCGCGAGATCGTTCACCCCCGGCGTATCGATCACCCGATACGTATGGCCGTCGAGAACGGCCTCGGTCTCGACCAACTCGACGGTGGTGCCCGGGAAGTTCGAGACGGTGACGTAACGATCGGTCAGGTTGCCGAAGAGAACGCTCTTGCCGACGTTGGGGTTGCCGACCAGAATCACAGTGCGCTTGGCCTCGGCGCGCTGGTTCGCGCGCGAGAACGTGACGACGCTCCCGGAAGCTCGGGTCATGCTCCTCACCCTAGCAGCCATCAGGACACGACGGAGCGATTGCGCCCCTCCCGCTTGGCCCGGTAGAGCGCCGCATCGACCGCCTCGACGAACTTGTCGAGGGAGTCGCCGGGCGCCGGAATCCTCCAGCCGACGCCGAGGCTCACCGTCACTACGGGTGCGACCGGCGAATCCCGATGCGGAATCTCGAGCGTCTCGACATCGAGTCTGATCTTCTCCGCCATGCGCACAGCGCCATTCTTGGAGGTGTCGGGCAGCAGCACCGCCATCTCTTCGCCGCCGAACCGGGCCACCAGATCCGCCGGGCGAGAGATCGAGGACTCCAGAACCCCGGCCACCTTCCGCAAGCATTCGTCTCCGAGAAGATGTCCGTAGCGATCGTTGTAGAGCTTGAAGTGATCGAGGTCGAGGAGGATCAGACCCAGTGACGTACTTGCGCGCGCCGCCCGCCGCCACTCGGTCGACAGATACTCGTCGAAGCGCCGACGATTCGCGATTCCGGTGAGGCCGTCGAGGAAGGACAGCGCGAGCAGACGCTCCCTCACCTCGATCTGCTGCTCTTCCGCTTGTTTGCGCTCGGAAATGTCCTCGGCGATTCCCACAATGAAGCGCCGATCACCGATCGTCGCCAGGGACACGCTCAGCTCGACCGGGAAGGTCTCGCCACCCTTGCGGCGTTGCCGGCCTTGGATCACGGAGGCCGGCTGGCTCTCGAGCGAGCGAACCCAGTCCGACCAGTCAACCTCGGACTCGGCCAGGGGACCCTCGGCAATCACTCCCTGAACGGTCAAGTCACGCAGCTCGGCCAGGCTGTAGCCCGACTCTCGCGTCGCTTGCTCGTTGGCATAGGTAAAACGGCCGGTCTCTGGCTCGACAAAATAGATCGACTCGGCCGAGGCGTGAATGAGCGACTGGAAGAGTCTCAGGCGCTCCTCGGCCGCTTCTCGTTCGACGACCTCTCGGGAAAGGGCACGGTTGGAGCGCTCGAGCTGCAGGGCTCTCCGGCGCAGTAGGAGAAGAAGAGTGGCAACCCCTGTGGAAAGCGCCAGACCGCCCGCGAGCATGAGTCGAGGCCCTCGGGTACTGAGCTCGAAGTGGCCGGGCGCGGGTCTCATCACCACCGTCCACCGGCGTGCGCCGAAGTCGAAGCTGATTAGGTGCTCGAGACCGTCTCGCGGCGGACCCTCGAACCTCTCGAGCTCCGGCAGATCGCCTCCGCTCGCCAGGCCGGACGAGATATAGAGCCGACTCTCCTCAGGTGGAGCCGTGTCATCGAACACCGCGACGTCGATCTCGACCGGCTCGAGCAACGCCATCGCGCTCGAGATGAGATCGCCGACCCGAAAGACGACCGACGCGAACCCGGTCGATTCCCGTTGCCGGGCTGGTACCGTCTTAAGGTCGGTACCACTTCGGTAGATCGGCGCGATCAAAAGGAAACCGTACTGATTCCCGGTCTCCTGAACCAAGCGAATGCGGCCGGTAGCGACGATGGCACCTGTATCTCGAGCCTTTTCCAAGGAGACTCGACGGCTGGGATTCGAAGCCAGATCGAACCCGATCGCTGCTTCGTTGCCGGAGAACGGCTCGAGATACAGTACCGGAACGTACTCCTCCGCCTCGGCGGCGGCCACCATCTGGCCCTGGGTCGCGCGGTTCGTGAACCGAAACCCCGGGACGCTTTCGGCCGCCCTCCGCTCGACCTCGGATCGCCGGGCATGCGGCACCACCGGCGCCCAACTTACCGCCTGGATTGCCGGATGCCCCTTGAGCAGCGGTCGCGTGAAGTCGCCGAACTCCTCTCGGGAAACCTCCTCGGAGGCGGCGAACAGGGCGACAATCGACTCGGTCGTATCGACTCCATGCTCGAAAGCGCGTCGAATCGCCGAAGCACGGGTGCCCGCGGCCTGAGCGAACCGGCTGGTGACCTGAAGCCGCTGGTTATTGCGCGCGACCGAGTAGACCAGAAGTGACGCAGCTACGCCGACGACGAAGACCATG
This window encodes:
- a CDS encoding ferrous iron transporter B, giving the protein MTRASGSVVTFSRANQRAEAKRTVILVGNPNVGKSVLFGNLTDRYVTVSNFPGTTVELVETEAVLDGHTYRVIDTPGVNDLAPRNDEARVTRELLSADEAPTVVQVADAKNLRRALLLTLQLAELGASMVLVLNMYDELEERGGHIDVDRLSESLGIPVVPAVATRSVGTEELVGALAEAAVPKREAPSEPVPEVDDDYERNRSRLAEIREIMAETYSISQPRRASLGVRLGFWAMHPVKGVLFLAASLLTVFWFVGLFGAGTLVDFLEVGLFEQRLSPLAIRSVDALLPFPHSHPTETVPLEAAIPLTPIHEIPLGSFDRPALSVDYSVDTATKLTGTQSVLRFVHDFLVGDYGAITMALSYAFAIILPIVTTFFLLFSLLEDSGYLPRLAIMVNRLFRLMGLNGKAVLPMVLGLGCDTMATMTTRILETRKERVVTTLLLALAIPCSAQLGVLLAMMASLTPAGAVAWIAIMIGVLVLVGWLSSRLFGGESGEFVLEIPPMRRPQFSNIMVKTVSRINWYLREVIPLFMIGTAVLFLLDRLGTLDRLARWSQPLVSGWLGLPPEMANAFLVGFMRRDFGAVYILDAVTAPVPLLTPHQIFVAMITITLFMPCFANFLMIAKEHGQRVAWAMIAFIFPFAFLVGGLVNQLGRLF
- a CDS encoding diguanylate cyclase, producing MSGEGEAAPKLERPRWLAVAVWLPVMVFVVGVAASLLVYSVARNNQRLQVTSRFAQAAGTRASAIRRAFEHGVDTTESIVALFAASEEVSREEFGDFTRPLLKGHPAIQAVSWAPVVPHARRSEVERRAAESVPGFRFTNRATQGQMVAAAEAEEYVPVLYLEPFSGNEAAIGFDLASNPSRRVSLEKARDTGAIVATGRIRLVQETGNQYGFLLIAPIYRSGTDLKTVPARQRESTGFASVVFRVGDLISSAMALLEPVEIDVAVFDDTAPPEESRLYISSGLASGGDLPELERFEGPPRDGLEHLISFDFGARRWTVVMRPAPGHFELSTRGPRLMLAGGLALSTGVATLLLLLRRRALQLERSNRALSREVVEREAAEERLRLFQSLIHASAESIYFVEPETGRFTYANEQATRESGYSLAELRDLTVQGVIAEGPLAESEVDWSDWVRSLESQPASVIQGRQRRKGGETFPVELSVSLATIGDRRFIVGIAEDISERKQAEEQQIEVRERLLALSFLDGLTGIANRRRFDEYLSTEWRRAARASTSLGLILLDLDHFKLYNDRYGHLLGDECLRKVAGVLESSISRPADLVARFGGEEMAVLLPDTSKNGAVRMAEKIRLDVETLEIPHRDSPVAPVVTVSLGVGWRIPAPGDSLDKFVEAVDAALYRAKREGRNRSVVS